TAAGATAAATAGCGCCTCAAACATAAGGGCAAAGTTATACCAATACGGCATAAGTGAACCCATGCCGGGCAGACTTGAAAAAATGGACGCCATTCCGACTGCAAGCGATACTGCACCGCCGGGTCTTCCTGCCACATCTGTGCCGACTGCCTGAGACAATTCTGATATTCGGCTTACAGGAAAACCAATTTCTGCAAGTTTATCAAACGGGAGTTTTGTGTTTATTGCAAAATAGTCGCCTGGTATAAGTATTGTTGCTGCTATTACAGCAATGACAGCAACAAACCCCTCAGCAAGCATTGCACCGAAACCTATCATTTTTATCTCGGCTTCACTTTCAATCATCTTTGGGGTTGTGCCTGATGAAACAAGTGAGTGAAAGCCTGATATGGCGCCGCAGGCAATGGTTATAAACATAAATGGAAATAGTGTGCCGGGGATTACAGGTCCTCCTCCGCCAACAAATTTTGTAACCTTAGGCATCTGAATATCAGGGGCAATAAGCATGACACCTGCTGCAAGGAGTATTACTGTCCCGATTTTCATATATGTTGACAAATAGTCCCTTGGACAAAGGAGCATCCATACAGGAAGGACAGAGGCAACAAAGCCATAGAGCGCCATAAGGATAACAAGGGTGTTTCTCTCCAGATTAAAATAAGGGTCAAATAGCGAGCCGGGGATATAACCGCCAAGAAACACTGCCAAAAGGAGCAGAACTACACCAACAGCACTTACCTCTGCCACCTTACCGAGTCTTATTTTATAAAGGTAAAACCCCATAAATAGCGCAATCGGTATTGTTGCTGCAATCGTGAATGTTCCCCATGAACTGTGAAACAGGGCATTTACAACAGCAAGCCCAAGCCCTGCAAGGGCAACAATAATTATAAAAAGTATTGCTATTGCTGCTGTTATACCTGCAACAGGACCAACCTCATCCTTTGCAATCTGGGCAAGAGACCTGCCGTTTCTGCGGACTGACGCAGCAAGGATTACCGTATCATGCACAGCGCCGCCGATTGCAGCGCCAATTAAAATCCATAAAAACCCGGGAAGATAGCCAAACTGTGCCGCAAGCACAGGACCAATAAGCGGTCCAGCGCCTGCTATTGCTGCAAAGTGATGCCCGAACAAAACCCACTTGTGCGTTGGATGATAATCCCTGCCGTCTTTTAATCTCTTTGAAGGCACAAGTCTTTTTTCGTCAAGGCTCAAAACCTTTGCACAGAGGAATGAGCCATAAAGCCGATAAGAGACTATGAAAAAACAGCCAGCAGCAACTATAAACCACAAGGCATTGACCTTTTCTTGAGGCTCAAAAATCTGAGTAACAACAGCAAGTGCAAATGCCCCGATTATGGCAAGTAAGATTAGGATTATATTTGAGGTCCTCATAATACTACCTCCTTGAAAATATGTAGAAAATCAAACTCAAGATTATACTTATTATAATTGATGTGGCAATAGGAAAGCAGAATGTAAAGTTATCTTTTTTGATTATTATATCACCGGGCAGCCTGCCGAGCCAAATAAACCTTTGCCCAAATATAAAGATTAAACCAATAACTGCTAAAATCAAACCTGATATTACGAGGAGTTTGCCGAGGTTTTCCATATGAGGTTTCTATACTATCTGTCTGCAATTAGTAACGACTGGAGGTTTCCCCAAAAATCAATGTCTATTTTTGGGAGGTATACATTTTATATATACTATGATAATAAAGCCGTATCAATAGATTTTTGTAAGGATTTTAAATGCCATTAAAAATCTACAACTCCCTAACAAATCAAAAAGAGGACTTTAAGCCTCTTAAACACAATGAAGTTACAATGTATGTTTGTGGTCCTACTGTTTATGATTTAAGCCATATTGGGCATGCAAGGAGTCAGGTTGCATTTGATGTAATATACCGCCATCTGAAATATAAGGGCTTTAAAGTAAAATATACAAGAAATTATACAGACATTGATGACAAAATCATAAACAGGGCAAATAAAGACGATGTAGACTGGAAGGAGATTGCGGAGAGATATATTAAGGCGTTTGATGAAGATATGGGCGCGCTCGGCATTGAACTCCCAACCCATTGTCCAAAGGCAACAGAAACCATAAAAGAAATCATTCAGGTAATCCAAACATTGATAGATAAAGGCTTTGCGTATGTGATTGATGGAGATGTTTATTATTCTGTGAGGAAATTTAAGGACTACGGCAAACTCTCTAAAAAGAATATTGAGGAACTTGAGGCAGGGGCAAGGGTTGAAGTGGATGAGAGGAAGAGTGACCCGCTTGATTTTGCATTATGGAAGGCAAGCAAGCCTCATGAACCTTCATGGGATAGTCCGTGGGGAAAAGGTCGTCCCGGCTGGCACATAGAATGCACTGCAATGAGCCAGAAATTTTTGGGTGAACGGCGGAGGAAGAGACTTGATATTCCCGCACCATGAAAATGAGATTGCACAGGGCGAGGCTGCATCAGGAAAGCCATTTGTCCGCTATTGGCTTCACAACGGCTTTGTAAATATTGAAAAAGAGAAGATGAGCAAGTCCCTTGGAAATATACTGACAATAAATGAGGTTTTAAAAAATTACTCTGGTGAGGTTGTAAGGCTGTTTTTGCTTTCAAGTCATTACAGGTCTCCGATAGATTATTCGCAGGAATCATTAAAACATACAGACGCAGAACTGGATAGGTTTTATACTACGGTGGAAAGGATGGAGGATTACAGGGGGCAAGGGGTGAAAAGCGTGCTTTTCACGGGCAAGGGGCAAGGAAATGAACTGGAAAAAGAAACATACGAAAAGGTTTCAAATCTAGTTGCAAGTTTTGAAAATGCGATGGACGATGACTTTAATACCGCCCTTGCAATAGGAAGTGTTTTTGAGGTGATACGGATATTAAACAAACTTATGGACACGGAAGTTTCTTCAAAATCCATACAAATCCTTTCTGATGCCAGAAAATCTTTTGAAAATATTGGCAGTGTTTTAGGTGTTTTCAATAAGACATCGCAGGAATATTTTCAAGAAAAGAAATCCCGCAGTCAGATTCCAGAAGATGAGATAGAAAGACTCATTACCCAAAGAACAGAGGCAAGAAAAAACAGGGATTTTAAAAAGGCTGATGAGATAAGGAAGGGACTAGAGGAAAAAGGCATTCTGCTTGAGGATACTCCAAAGGGGACAGTATGGAGGGTGAGGTAATTCCGAATTATATGCAGAGGATTTTGAACTTACAAAATGGCTGATTATCAAAAGGTGCAAATGAACTATTGATATGAAAAATTCATGCATTATCTGGAATAAACTCTTTAGATTTTTCAATCCTTGAGATGGTCTTTTCCCTGCCGAGAACCTCTATTATCTCAAATATGCCGGGGCTTACTGTTTTGCCAGTAAGTAGAACACGAACAGGCTGTGCCAATTTGCCAAGTTTTAACCCTGTTTCGTCAAGGAGTTCCTGAAATGCCTTTTGGATGTTATCATGGGAGAATGGCTCTGTGCCTTTCAGTTTGTCTATCAGTTTCTGCAAGATGTCTTTTATATCAGGTGTCAAAAACTTTTTTGCTGAATTTTCATCGTAAACAACATCATCTTTGAAGTAAAACTCTCCGCCTTCTGCCATCTCTAGTAATGTTTTGCTCCTTTCCTGTAAGGTCTGGACAGCCATTTTTAGTTTTTCATCATCCTGAACCTTTAATCCCTTTGCCTCAAAAAAAGGTCTTAAAAGTTTTGCAATCTCTTCTGGTTTTGCCTCTTTTATATAATGGGCATTAAGCCATAGGAGTTTTTCAGGATTGAATACGCCTGATGACTTGCCCACATTTTCCAGCGAAAATTTTTTTATAAGTTCTGCCATTAAAAATATCTCTTCATCACCATGAGACCAGCCAAGCCTTGCGAGATAGTTTACAAGGGCATGAGGCAGATACCCCATATCTTTATAAGCCATCACAGATGTAGCGCCATGCCTCTTTGACAGTCTTGTTTTATCAGAGCCAAGAATCATCGGAACATGGGCAAATTCAGGCACAGGATAATTAAATGCCTGATACATTAAAATCTGCTTTGGCGTATTGTTCAGGTGATCATCGCCCCTTATCACATGGGTAATCCCCATTGTCGCATCATCAACAACAACACAGAGATTGTATGTTGGTGTAGAGTCGCTTCTTAAAATTATCAAATCATCCATCTCACTGTTTTCAAATCTTGTAACCCCTTTTATATGGTCTTGGACAATGGTGGCGCCTGTTTGAGGTGATTTAAACCTCACAGCAAAAGGCTTATCCTTATCACCTTCACCTTTGCACCTGCCGTCATATCTTGGAGGTCTGCCTTGTTTTAATGCCTCCTGTCTTCTTTTTTCAAGTTCCTCTGGTGCGCAGTAACACTTGTAGGCATTACCATCTTTTAAAAGTTTGTAGGCATGCTCCCTGTAAAGAGCAAATCTCTGACTTTGAAAAAATGGTCCTTCATCATACCTAAGACCAAGCCATTCCATTGCATCAAGGATTGCCTTTGTTGACTCATCTGTTGAACGGGCAACATCAGTATCCTCAATCCTTAAGATAAATTTACCTTTATGCTGTTTGGCAAAAAGGTAATTAAAAAGCGCTGTCCTTGCCCCGCCTATGTGAAGATAACCTGTGGGCGATGGCGCAAAACGGGTGCGTATTTCCTGCATTTCATCTCCTTACCTGAAAATTCTTTCTTATAAATCCCTGTTTAACTATTTGATTGTTTTATCCCTGTAATGCAAGCCACCCCGATAAGAACAAGCCCTGCAATAATAGCAATTTCTCCTATGAGGGTAAAATCATACGCCCATCTCATACCAAATACACCTCCAAGATAAAGCATTCCTGAATGGAAAATAGTGCCTATCAGGAACAAGATGCTTAAAAGCGCCTTGAAATTAGATGGTATAGCGAGGGTAAGCAGTATAAAGCCTGCAATGATATTGAGCAGCGCCTCCAGATTGCCGTGTGAGTGCGCACCCCTTCCAGATGGTTTTTGTGTTTTCAGGTAATCAAATATGCTGACAACAGCAGGGGCAATAAGTTTATCAGGGTTGTCAACCCCCTTGAAATCGTTTTGTACACCCTCCCGCACCTTTGCCACTATCTGTGAGGTCTCATTTAGATTTTTCATATTACTGCCAAGATGGGGAACTAACAGGGTTGGTCCAAGGACAGCAGTTAATGCAAGATAGAAAAAACCGAATATGATGTTGATTTTACCATTCATAATGTCCTCCTTTTGATTTTAAATTTGTTTACCTCTACGGTCAATCCCCCTTCTCACCCATCACCCCCTTTATGAGATAATTCTCTTGCGGCAGTAAGTTTCTGCCATTCTTCCTCTTTAAATGTCTTGCTGCCATGGACCATTGCAGAAATAAGACCATGTCTTTCTACCAATTCGTGGATAAATACAGCAAACAGATGGGCAACGACATAGAAAACCATAAAATAGTAAAATGCGTCATGCCATATCAGTAAAGGAGATTTATTCCTTAATTCATCTGGCAAGTCAAGTATAACCACACCTGTAATTACCTGGCCACATGCCGCCAGAAAGAAGAAGATGTATAATAAAAACCTTCCTTTGTGCTGAAGTCAGCGGCAGGAGGTCTCGCCACTTTGCAGATGGCGGACCTATAAAAAGCCATAGTATGCGTGTGAAAACCCCTGCTGCAAACATATATCCCGATATACTGTGGATATTGACCAGATTATCCCTTATACCGCCGTGTATTTCACTGCCGAATATCAGTATAATGCTGCCTGTAATAATCTGCGAAAAAAGTGTTATTGCATTCCACCAGTGAAGCACCCTTACTATCGGATCCCAGACAGTGTATAAAAAATAAGGTTTTTCTTGATAACTATTTTCCATCTCATCGCCGATTTTCGCTTCTTAACTCAACCCATTCCACACCCAGACTATTTAACTGAACTGCCGTTTATTTGTTTCTGATAATTTGTCAGCAATAAAAACCTTGCTGTCCCTTGCTATAACTGCATCAGCACTTTCAGGGTTACATTTCCCCATTAGTTTAACCTCGCATTTTTATACCAACTATTTTGTCGTCAGATGTCGTATCTAAATTCACACCTTCAGAAATCTCTTAAATCTTCGCCAGCCTTTTAGCATGGCATGAAAATTCTATCTTCATTAGATATTACCCTTCTAAATTATACCTTTATACTTATTCTATATTTAGCGAGAACATACAATGAAAATACAAGAAAATCAAGAAATTTACCCCAAAATGTTCCGTAAAAATCAAAAGTAGACATCAGGGATAAATCAGAGATGATATTCACGGAGAACTTCTGTGCTCCAAAATGCATAGAATCCTATATTTCTGCGAAAAACCAAGTAAACTCCAGTTCTAAATTGGCTTGACACGCAGTAATAATTCGTTGACTTTGCTTAATATTTCAAATAGCATGTATTTGCCATGCACCACTAGCAGGCAGGTGAAAAAAGTATGTATCTCTTCAAATATGCTTGATGCTTTTTTAAACCATATCCTGATAGAAAGAGGGCTTTCTAAAAACACAGTTGAATCATATGGAAGAGACCTGAAAAGATTTTTAGAATTTCTGGAGGGGAATAATATCTCTATCTCTTCAGCCGCACCTGCTCACATTATAACCTTTCTTTCAAACCTGAGGGAAAGAGGACTCTCTGCAAGATCATATACAAGAAACCTTGTAGTAATAAGGGTATTTTATAAATATCTTCTCAGTGAAAAGATAGTCTCTTCTGTGCCGACTGCCAATATAGAACTTCCTGGATTTTCAAGAAGACTTCCTGAAGTCCTCTCATTTGCTGATGTTGAAAAACTTCTGAACGCACCTGATATATCAAAACCCAGTGGAGTCAGGGATAAGACAATGCTGGAACTTTTGTATGCAACAGGTGTAAGGGTTTCTGAACTTGTGTCCCTTGGAACTAATGATATAAATATGCAGGTGGGCTATATAAT
This sequence is a window from Deltaproteobacteria bacterium. Protein-coding genes within it:
- a CDS encoding carbon starvation protein A; the protein is MRTSNIILILLAIIGAFALAVVTQIFEPQEKVNALWFIVAAGCFFIVSYRLYGSFLCAKVLSLDEKRLVPSKRLKDGRDYHPTHKWVLFGHHFAAIAGAGPLIGPVLAAQFGYLPGFLWILIGAAIGGAVHDTVILAASVRRNGRSLAQIAKDEVGPVAGITAAIAILFIIIVALAGLGLAVVNALFHSSWGTFTIAATIPIALFMGFYLYKIRLGKVAEVSAVGVVLLLLAVFLGGYIPGSLFDPYFNLERNTLVILMALYGFVASVLPVWMLLCPRDYLSTYMKIGTVILLAAGVMLIAPDIQMPKVTKFVGGGGPVIPGTLFPFMFITIACGAISGFHSLVSSGTTPKMIESEAEIKMIGFGAMLAEGFVAVIAVIAATILIPGDYFAINTKLPFDKLAEIGFPVSRISELSQAVGTDVAGRPGGAVSLAVGMASIFSSLPGMGSLMPYWYNFALMFEALFILTTVDTGTRVARFILQELGSYVYKPLGKHDWMTGTVITSFLVAGAWGYLIYSGSISTIWPMFGVANQLLAAIAFCVGTTVIIKMKKVRYAWVTFIPMVFMFTTTLTASYKLFFMFMGKSLAANTPHEAFTFKLDAVLVATMAVLAVIALMDSLYKWYGYLFGKREIVTSEVTQWCDGLTETGIQADKAGNCPGC
- a CDS encoding DUF2905 domain-containing protein, which translates into the protein MENLGKLLVISGLILAVIGLIFIFGQRFIWLGRLPGDIIIKKDNFTFCFPIATSIIISIILSLIFYIFSRR
- the gltX gene encoding glutamate--tRNA ligase; amino-acid sequence: MQEIRTRFAPSPTGYLHIGGARTALFNYLFAKQHKGKFILRIEDTDVARSTDESTKAILDAMEWLGLRYDEGPFFQSQRFALYREHAYKLLKDGNAYKCYCAPEELEKRRQEALKQGRPPRYDGRCKGEGDKDKPFAVRFKSPQTGATIVQDHIKGVTRFENSEMDDLIILRSDSTPTYNLCVVVDDATMGITHVIRGDDHLNNTPKQILMYQAFNYPVPEFAHVPMILGSDKTRLSKRHGATSVMAYKDMGYLPHALVNYLARLGWSHGDEEIFLMAELIKKFSLENVGKSSGVFNPEKLLWLNAHYIKEAKPEEIAKLLRPFFEAKGLKVQDDEKLKMAVQTLQERSKTLLEMAEGGEFYFKDDVVYDENSAKKFLTPDIKDILQKLIDKLKGTEPFSHDNIQKAFQELLDETGLKLGKLAQPVRVLLTGKTVSPGIFEIIEVLGREKTISRIEKSKEFIPDNA
- a CDS encoding cytochrome b/b6 domain-containing protein, coding for MENSYQEKPYFLYTVWDPIVRVLHWWNAITLFSQIITGSIILIFGSEIHGGIRDNLVNIHSISGYMFAAGVFTRILWLFIGPPSAKWRDLLPLTSAQRKVFIIHLLLSGGMWPGNYRCGYT
- a CDS encoding CfrBI family restriction endonuclease translates to MGKCNPESADAVIARDSKVFIADKLSETNKRQFS
- the xerD gene encoding site-specific tyrosine recombinase XerD; the protein is MLDAFLNHILIERGLSKNTVESYGRDLKRFLEFLEGNNISISSAAPAHIITFLSNLRERGLSARSYTRNLVVIRVFYKYLLSEKIVSSVPTANIELPGFSRRLPEVLSFADVEKLLNAPDISKPSGVRDKTMLELLYATGVRVSELVSLGTNDINMQVGYIIAFGKGSKQRMIPIGELAMIWIKEYVDEARPLIIKNRQSQYIFITTRGTKMTRQCFWNIIKKYALISGIDRDKVKPHILRHSFATHLLERGADLRAVQTMLGHSDISTTQIYTHINTARLKEIHKKFHPRG